The following is a genomic window from Phaseolus vulgaris cultivar G19833 chromosome 6, P. vulgaris v2.0, whole genome shotgun sequence.
TGCTGCATCAAATAACTGGGACCTCAAACAACTGGATGTTAACAACGCCTTCCTACATGGAGCCCTTCTTGAAGAAGTGTAAACGAAACCACCTCCTAGAGTTGTCATCCCTAATCCACACATCGCCTGCACACTACAACGCTCTCTCTATGGTCTACGCCAAGCTGGTCGACAATGGTATGTCAAACTATCCCAGTTTTTACTTACTAATGGTTATATTTTATTCGTTGTTGATCactcattatttttaaaaacacatGATGTTCACATCACTGCTCTTCTTGTGGATGTTGACGACATCGTTCTCATTGGAAATAACATTGAGAAAATCACTCACATAACCACATTGTTGCACCAACACTTTAAGATAAAAAATCTAGGTGATCTTACTTTCTTTCTGGGATTAGAAGTAGCTCGAAGCAGTGCTGGAAGTATACCATGGATCTTTTACACGAGACAGGGATGCTTGACTGTGCTCTTGTCCCAACACCTATGGTCCATTCTTCGTATCTTTCCAGTAACCAAGGTGTCCTCTAACTGATGCAAACTCTTCTTCATACCGCCGACTGATTGGAAGAATCATCTATTTGATAAACACCAGACCAGATATTGTTTTCAGCGTGAACAAACTCAGTCAATTCGTTTCAGCGTCCACATCAACTCATCACAAAGCTGTTTTTCGTATTCTTCGATATCTCAAGAATGCTCCTGGTCATTAcggatggcaaagcgggccagcccgccccgcaaaGTGAGTGCGAGCTAGACTTTCCCTCCCGCCCCGCATAAGGGCTGACCCGCGGGTTTGCGGGCTAGCCCACATtcaatcttttttttattttatttagaaattcaatgatttttcttttcttttttttaccttttctcttgaaaaattgttataaaaaacAAAGGCATTAGGATTAATACAACAATAAACATTAATTGAATGTTACATAATCCAAATATCAATCTTATAATATTCTTGACTTACCCACTACCTAACatattaactattatttattCCAAATTACATGAAAGATATCATATCTGTATTTTCATCTCCAAAACTAGACCAAAAAGGAGTCTTAAGGAAATTATAACTTCAATGACCCTTGTAATTTTCTACCCCaaaatgaaaaggaagaaaaacaaacaTTTACTCCACTGCTGccaaagttaatttttttttgtttgcgAGCTTGCAGGTCAGCCCGCCCTGCCCCGATGTTGGCCTGCGTGGACTGCGAGTTATGCGGGACaggctaatgcgggttagcgggttgaaaaggtgAGCCTGCCCCGCTTTTCCATCCCTACTGGTCATGGTATCTTTCTGTCAGCAACAAGTACTCGTAAACTAAAGGCGTACAATGATTCTAATTGAGCCACTTGTCTCGAGACAAGAAAATCTGTCACTGATTTCTCTATCTATCTTGGTGAGTCACTCATTTCTTAGAAATCTAAGAAGCAACAGACGATCTCAATAAGCTCTTTAGAAGTCGAGTATAGAGCACTAGTCGCCACCATATGTGAGATCCAATGGCTTAGCGATTTGTTACAAGACCTCCATATCCATTCCATCCAACTTGCCATCCTCTACTGTGATAACCAGTCCACCATACAGATTGCATCCAATCAAGTATTTCATGAatgcacaaaacacattgatatAGACTGTCACCTTGTACAGGAAAAACTCAATGTTGGActcccagcttgaggggggtaATAAATTATTGtactttgtatttttatttggGCTACATATGAgcatttattttatgtttgggCTTTTCTATTTGGCGCCTTTTTGGGTTGCCTGTTATTTTTCTGCTTTTTATACCCGCTTGTACCACTTGTAATACACACTGAAATTCAATATTCTTTTTCTTGTCGCAAGTTCCTCTTACGTTCTATCATATCTCTTCTCCATTTCTCTTTAATGTATTAGGGTTTTATGAATTCTTGGTT
Proteins encoded in this region:
- the LOC137833486 gene encoding uncharacterized protein, coding for MADELATLSTNNTWTLVPLPSGKKSVGCRWVYKVKHKLDDTIDCYKERLVAKGYTQLEGLDFLDTFAHVAKQTTLRLLLALAASNNWDLKQLDVNNAFLHGALLEEVSSSKQCWKYTMDLLHETGMLDCALVPTPMVSPPCPDVGLRGLRVMRDRLMRKSKKQQTISISSLEVEYRALVATICEIQWLSDLLQDLHIHSIQLAILYCDNQSTIQIASNQVFHECTKHIDIDCHLVQEKLNVGLPA